One window from the genome of Megalobrama amblycephala isolate DHTTF-2021 linkage group LG4, ASM1881202v1, whole genome shotgun sequence encodes:
- the tlcd5b gene encoding TLC domain-containing protein 5, translated as MPLLIVETSCSLIGWLFLYMLLCHLNSDRDYEWNCRLVTLLHGIVSVCVTAYIGFIAGPWPFTHPGTENTPLQILALVLSLGYFFFDMVWCVYFRTEGPVMLAHHTMSIFGILLALGLGESGIETCAVLFGSEITNPLLQARWFLKRMGRYDSLAGDAVDLLFILLFASVRIGVGSRMLYCELTSPRPSLIVKVCGVAIYTLSWIFMVDIARFACRKTRSKYRRWKEQYKLEDSNGRADKLK; from the exons ATGCCTCTGTTGATTGTTGAGACTAGTTGCAGCCTGATTGGCTGGTTGTTTCTGTACATGTTGCTGTGTCACTTGAACAGTGATAGAGATTATGAGTGGAACTGCAGGCTGGTAACTTTGCTCCATGGCATCGTGAGCGTCTGTGTGACTGCCTACATCGGGTTCATTGCTGGGCCATGGCCTTTCACACACCCAG GCACTGAAAACACACCTCTCCAGATCCTGGCTCTTGTTCTCAGCTTGGGATACTTCTTCTTCGACATGGTTTGGTGTGTGTATTTCCGCACTGAGGGTCCGGTGATGTTGGCCCACCACACCATGAGCATCTTTGGAATCCTGCTGGCACTGGGACTTGGCGAGTCGGGCATCGAGACCTGCGCTGTCCTCTTCGGCAGCGAGATCACCAACCCGCTCTTGCAGGCCCGCTGGTTCCTCAAGCGCATGGGCCGCTATGACAGTTTAGCTGGAGATGCGGTGGACCTGCTCTTCATTCTTCTGTTTGCCTCTGTGAGGATCGGTGTTGGCAGCAGAATGCTGTACTGTGAATTAACCTCTCCAAGGCCATCGCTGATAGTGAAAGTTTGTGGGGTGGCTATTTACACTCTCTCCTGGATCTTCATGGTGGACATTGCACGTTTTGCCTGCAGGAAAACTCGCTCCAAATACAGGCGATGGAAGGAACAGTACAAGCTGGAGGATTCTAATGGACGTGCTGATAAATTGAAATAG